One segment of Falco peregrinus isolate bFalPer1 chromosome 4, bFalPer1.pri, whole genome shotgun sequence DNA contains the following:
- the SLC46A3 gene encoding solute carrier family 46 member 3 isoform X1 yields MRKVLCVEPVIFVYIFASSLTSPLVQQFIYRRLWEDEYNSTFVSDSNASYCEQNKSSPTYIKEKEVQEKASVFNMQLDLTGAVPSLIVAFVIVANGDRQGRKRSLVLPSMGAMIANICLTVISYFSLSLSILFAVAFVTGLFGSIATFLGGGFAFIADVCHDEKQKTTRIAVVDLIFGVVSGLAGLLSGYFLRGIGFTWTFVTASLLHVVNIIYIIFFLEDTVGVSELQHEAPASCKELFRETFSGVYMLFKTAPYKKRILIIVLLFTFMTYLFTMFGGSSLFTLYELDEPLCWNEVYIGYGAAAFTSVSLTSFLGVYLLSKCLKDIYIVFIGIFSYIGGMVMAAFAKTTLLMFLVRVPSLLCFMPVPVLRSMLSKVVLTGEQGAVFACIACLEVVTGTVSLSVFNILYAATVAWFSGFSFLLSAGLCVIPLAALCWLLCTSWNGEDLALLVPEEVSSIESTDS; encoded by the exons ATGAGGAAGGTTTTGTGCGTGGAGCCCGTCATTTTCGTCTACATATTTGCGTCTTCCTTGACGAGCCCGCTGGTGCAGCAGTTCATCTACCGGCGGCTGTGGGAGGACGAGTACAACTCCACCTTCGTAAGCGACAGCAATGCCAGTTACTGCGAACAGAATAAAAGTAGCCCGACATACATCAAGGAGAAG gaAGTTCAAGAAAAAGCCTCTGTTTTTAATATGCAGTTGGACTTAACTGGGGCAGTTCCCAGCCTTATAGTTGCCTTTGTCATTGTAGCTAATGGGGATCGCCAGGGACGCAAGAGGTCTTTAGTTTTACCATCAATGGGAGCTATGATTGCTAATATTTGCCTCACTGTAATATCCTATTTTTCCTTGTCACTTTCTATCCTGTTTGCGGTTGCATTTGTTACTGGACTGTTTGGGAGTATAGCAACTTTCCTTGGGGGAGGCTTTGCTTTTATAGCAGATGTGTGTCAtgatgagaagcagaaaacaacGCGAATAGCTGTGGTGGATTTGATTTTTGGAGTTGTATCTGGACTGGCAGGACTGTTATCTGGCTACTTTCTAAGGGGAATAGGCTTTACATGGACATTTGTGACAGCATCTCTGCTTCATGTTGTTAATATTATCTATATTATATTTTTCCTGGAAGATACAGTAGGTGTATCTGAATTGCAGCATGAGGCACCAGCATCCTGTAAAGAACTTTTTAGAGAGACATTTTCTGGAGTgtacatgctttttaaaactgcCCCTTATAAAAAGCGTATTTTAATAATTGTGTTACTTTTTACATTTATGACATATTTGTTTACTATGTTTGGTGGGAGTTCACTTTTTACACTCTATGAACTGGACGAGCCACTCTGCTGGAATGAAGTGTACATTGGATATGGAGCAGCTGCATTCACTTCTGTCTCTCTGACCAGTTTTTTAGGAGTTTACTTACTTTCTAAATGTCTCAAAGACATATATATTGTCTTTATTGGGATATTTTCTTACATTGGAGGAATGGTCATGGCTGCCTTTGCCAAAACTACCCTGCTCATGTTTTTAG TAAGAGTGCCATCTTTGCTCTGCTTTATGCCTGTTCCTGTTCTCCGATCCATGCTATCAAAAGTGGTTCTCACTGGTGAACAGG GTGCTGTGTTTGCTTGTATTGCCTGTTTAGAAGTTGTGACCGGCACTGTTTcactttcagtttttaatattcTCTATGCAGCTACGGTTGCATGGTTTTCAGGCTTCAGCTTCCTCCTATCGGCAGGCCTTTGTGTAATTCCGCTGGCTGCCCTATG CTGGCTTCTGTGCACAAGCTGGAATGGGGAGGACTTGGCTCTGCTTGTACCTGAAGAAGTGTCCAGCATAGAGAGCACTGATAGTTGA
- the SLC46A3 gene encoding solute carrier family 46 member 3 isoform X2 has product MRKVLCVEPVIFVYIFASSLTSPLVQQFIYRRLWEDEYNSTFVSDSNASYCEQNKSSPTYIKEKEVQEKASVFNMQLDLTGAVPSLIVAFVIVANGDRQGRKRSLVLPSMGAMIANICLTVISYFSLSLSILFAVAFVTGLFGSIATFLGGGFAFIADVCHDEKQKTTRIAVVDLIFGVVSGLAGLLSGYFLRGIGFTWTFVTASLLHVVNIIYIIFFLEDTVGVSELQHEAPASCKELFRETFSGVYMLFKTAPYKKRILIIVLLFTFMTYLFTMFGGSSLFTLYELDEPLCWNEVYIGYGAAAFTSVSLTSFLGVYLLSKCLKDIYIVFIGIFSYIGGMVMAAFAKTTLLMFLVRVPSLLCFMPVPVLRSMLSKVVLTGEQATVAWFSGFSFLLSAGLCVIPLAALCWLLCTSWNGEDLALLVPEEVSSIESTDS; this is encoded by the exons ATGAGGAAGGTTTTGTGCGTGGAGCCCGTCATTTTCGTCTACATATTTGCGTCTTCCTTGACGAGCCCGCTGGTGCAGCAGTTCATCTACCGGCGGCTGTGGGAGGACGAGTACAACTCCACCTTCGTAAGCGACAGCAATGCCAGTTACTGCGAACAGAATAAAAGTAGCCCGACATACATCAAGGAGAAG gaAGTTCAAGAAAAAGCCTCTGTTTTTAATATGCAGTTGGACTTAACTGGGGCAGTTCCCAGCCTTATAGTTGCCTTTGTCATTGTAGCTAATGGGGATCGCCAGGGACGCAAGAGGTCTTTAGTTTTACCATCAATGGGAGCTATGATTGCTAATATTTGCCTCACTGTAATATCCTATTTTTCCTTGTCACTTTCTATCCTGTTTGCGGTTGCATTTGTTACTGGACTGTTTGGGAGTATAGCAACTTTCCTTGGGGGAGGCTTTGCTTTTATAGCAGATGTGTGTCAtgatgagaagcagaaaacaacGCGAATAGCTGTGGTGGATTTGATTTTTGGAGTTGTATCTGGACTGGCAGGACTGTTATCTGGCTACTTTCTAAGGGGAATAGGCTTTACATGGACATTTGTGACAGCATCTCTGCTTCATGTTGTTAATATTATCTATATTATATTTTTCCTGGAAGATACAGTAGGTGTATCTGAATTGCAGCATGAGGCACCAGCATCCTGTAAAGAACTTTTTAGAGAGACATTTTCTGGAGTgtacatgctttttaaaactgcCCCTTATAAAAAGCGTATTTTAATAATTGTGTTACTTTTTACATTTATGACATATTTGTTTACTATGTTTGGTGGGAGTTCACTTTTTACACTCTATGAACTGGACGAGCCACTCTGCTGGAATGAAGTGTACATTGGATATGGAGCAGCTGCATTCACTTCTGTCTCTCTGACCAGTTTTTTAGGAGTTTACTTACTTTCTAAATGTCTCAAAGACATATATATTGTCTTTATTGGGATATTTTCTTACATTGGAGGAATGGTCATGGCTGCCTTTGCCAAAACTACCCTGCTCATGTTTTTAG TAAGAGTGCCATCTTTGCTCTGCTTTATGCCTGTTCCTGTTCTCCGATCCATGCTATCAAAAGTGGTTCTCACTGGTGAACAGG CTACGGTTGCATGGTTTTCAGGCTTCAGCTTCCTCCTATCGGCAGGCCTTTGTGTAATTCCGCTGGCTGCCCTATG CTGGCTTCTGTGCACAAGCTGGAATGGGGAGGACTTGGCTCTGCTTGTACCTGAAGAAGTGTCCAGCATAGAGAGCACTGATAGTTGA
- the SLC46A3 gene encoding solute carrier family 46 member 3 isoform X3, which yields MQLDLTGAVPSLIVAFVIVANGDRQGRKRSLVLPSMGAMIANICLTVISYFSLSLSILFAVAFVTGLFGSIATFLGGGFAFIADVCHDEKQKTTRIAVVDLIFGVVSGLAGLLSGYFLRGIGFTWTFVTASLLHVVNIIYIIFFLEDTVGVSELQHEAPASCKELFRETFSGVYMLFKTAPYKKRILIIVLLFTFMTYLFTMFGGSSLFTLYELDEPLCWNEVYIGYGAAAFTSVSLTSFLGVYLLSKCLKDIYIVFIGIFSYIGGMVMAAFAKTTLLMFLVRVPSLLCFMPVPVLRSMLSKVVLTGEQGAVFACIACLEVVTGTVSLSVFNILYAATVAWFSGFSFLLSAGLCVIPLAALCWLLCTSWNGEDLALLVPEEVSSIESTDS from the exons ATGCAGTTGGACTTAACTGGGGCAGTTCCCAGCCTTATAGTTGCCTTTGTCATTGTAGCTAATGGGGATCGCCAGGGACGCAAGAGGTCTTTAGTTTTACCATCAATGGGAGCTATGATTGCTAATATTTGCCTCACTGTAATATCCTATTTTTCCTTGTCACTTTCTATCCTGTTTGCGGTTGCATTTGTTACTGGACTGTTTGGGAGTATAGCAACTTTCCTTGGGGGAGGCTTTGCTTTTATAGCAGATGTGTGTCAtgatgagaagcagaaaacaacGCGAATAGCTGTGGTGGATTTGATTTTTGGAGTTGTATCTGGACTGGCAGGACTGTTATCTGGCTACTTTCTAAGGGGAATAGGCTTTACATGGACATTTGTGACAGCATCTCTGCTTCATGTTGTTAATATTATCTATATTATATTTTTCCTGGAAGATACAGTAGGTGTATCTGAATTGCAGCATGAGGCACCAGCATCCTGTAAAGAACTTTTTAGAGAGACATTTTCTGGAGTgtacatgctttttaaaactgcCCCTTATAAAAAGCGTATTTTAATAATTGTGTTACTTTTTACATTTATGACATATTTGTTTACTATGTTTGGTGGGAGTTCACTTTTTACACTCTATGAACTGGACGAGCCACTCTGCTGGAATGAAGTGTACATTGGATATGGAGCAGCTGCATTCACTTCTGTCTCTCTGACCAGTTTTTTAGGAGTTTACTTACTTTCTAAATGTCTCAAAGACATATATATTGTCTTTATTGGGATATTTTCTTACATTGGAGGAATGGTCATGGCTGCCTTTGCCAAAACTACCCTGCTCATGTTTTTAG TAAGAGTGCCATCTTTGCTCTGCTTTATGCCTGTTCCTGTTCTCCGATCCATGCTATCAAAAGTGGTTCTCACTGGTGAACAGG GTGCTGTGTTTGCTTGTATTGCCTGTTTAGAAGTTGTGACCGGCACTGTTTcactttcagtttttaatattcTCTATGCAGCTACGGTTGCATGGTTTTCAGGCTTCAGCTTCCTCCTATCGGCAGGCCTTTGTGTAATTCCGCTGGCTGCCCTATG CTGGCTTCTGTGCACAAGCTGGAATGGGGAGGACTTGGCTCTGCTTGTACCTGAAGAAGTGTCCAGCATAGAGAGCACTGATAGTTGA